GGTCAGTTTTACAGCCTCAGCAAATTGGTCTTGATTTTGGGCTATGAAATCAGATTTTGATTTCGGTACCCTTACAGCCATGTGCATATTGGAGTAAGGTATTTGCCTGTTTTGGATAGAAGGGTTAAGATGTTCCAAATCATCGATGCAGATACCTGTCAAGTTCGCCAATTGCTCAAGATCCAATTCCTGATTGAATTTGATTTTTTCGTAAGCAATGGGATAAGTAGGCTGCTCTAACACAAAATTATGGTCTTCTGTATGCCTTAATACATACATCATGGCCTGGAATTGTGGTACATAACTACGAGTTTCCCTTGGGAGATAATTGTATACTTCCCAAAATGTTTTTTTCCCCCCTGATCTTCTGATAGCCTTCCTTACATTTCCTGGACCACAATTGTATGCCGCAAGGGCCATCTCCCAATCACCAAACATTCTATAAAGTGACTTGATATATTTTGCTGCTGCATCAGTCGAAAGTTCAGGATCCATACGGTCATCAATATCTCTATTGATATTCAGACTGTACATTTTACCTGTTGCAGGCATAAATTGCCATAATCCCATGGCACCTACTCTTGATTTCGCTCTGGGGTTTAGACCGGATTCAATAATTGAAAGAAATTTGACATCATCGGGCATGTTATGTTCTGCCAATGTCTGTTCAAACATAGGGAAATAAATATCCTGTCGCTGCAATACCATGCGGGTATATTCCCTGTTCCTTACCGTGAAATAATTTATAAAAGCAAAAATTCTTTCATTCAGTTCGAAGGGCATGTCAGTATCCATTGCCTTGATTTTCCGGGCAACTTCTTCATAGGTGAAATCCGGGATATATTCGAATTGATAATTGGGAGCTATGGTTTCTTCCGAAAGAGGCAAACTGTTCACTTCAAATAATTCCTGACCAATTACAAGAGACTGTGACAACAATATCAAAGTTGCGGCTGAAACAAGGTTTTTGATTTGTTTTTTCATGATCAGGAAAATTATTTAGTTATTATTTAATTCCATCAGATAGTTTCCAAAGGCATAAAGTTCGGCCTCTTTGAATGAATTGGCCATGACTTGAATTCCGATTGGCAAACCGCTTTTGTCTACACCATTGGGAAGAGATAAAGCAGGAACTCCCGAAACCGAGGCCTGTACTGTGAATAAATCCTCCAAGTACATCGCCACAGGGTCATTGCTATGTTCCCCAAACTTAAACGCTGTAGATGGTGTGGTCGGCATAACGATATAGTCAAATTTATTCAACAGTTCTTCTGTAAAGTCTTTGATCAATCTTCTTACTTTTTGAGCTTTGGTGAAATAGGCGTCATAATAGCTCGCACTCAACACAAATGTGCCGAGCATAATCCTTCTTTTTACTTCTTCTCCAAAACCTTCAGTGCGGGTCATTTTGTACATACTTTCAAGATTATGAGCATGTGGACTTCTGTAACCGTACTTGACACCATCAAATCTCGAAAGATTTGAACTGGCTTCCGCCGTTGTAAGAATGTAATAGGTCGGAAGGGTGTATTTCAGTAGAGGAAAATGAACCTCTTCTACCTGATGTCCTTCTTTTTTGAGTTTATCCAAAACTGCTAGGGTGTTAGCTTTTATTTCGGTTTGAAGCGCTTCGGATTCAATTGTTTCTGTAAAAAAAGCAATTTTTGCCCGTTTGTCAAAATGTAGCAGCTCAGAATAAGGCGGGACGGGTTTTTTGGAGGCAGTACTGTCGAAATTATCAGAACCTGCCATAATTTCCAAGACCAAGGCATTATCTGCTACATTGGTCGAAAATACCCCAATCGTATCAAAAGAGGAAGCATAGGCAATCAGTCCCCACCTTGAAACCCTCGAATAAGTGGGTTTGATACCCACCAATCCTGTAAATGCCGCTGGCTGTCTTACAGAACCCCCTGTATCTGTACCCAATGAAACAGTGCAAAGGTTAGCCTGAACAGCCACTGCCGAACCTCCTGAAGATCCGCCGGGAACCCTACTTTCATCAGCAGCATTCAACACTTTTCCGTGGGAAGAATTTTCATTTGAACTTCCCATACCAAACTCATCACAATTGAGCCTGCCTATGATAATGGCATCTTCATTTATCAATCTTTGGACTGCTGTGGAAGTAAATTGGGATTTGAAACCTTTGAGAATCTTGGAGGATGCATTGACTTCATGATCTTTTAAAACCAAAACATCTTTAATTCCTACAACAAGGCCTGCCAATTTACCTGCTTTGCCTGATTTGATTTTTTCATCTACTATGGCTGCCTGTTCCAAAGCAGTATCCTTATAAACTTCAACGAAGGCGTTGAGATGCGCCTTCGTTTGAATATTTTGGAGGTAATAGTTGACTATCGCTTTACAATCAGTTTCTCTGTTTTCAAGCGACTTTTTAATGTCGTCAAAAGAATGGAATTTTTCCAATGTATGTTTTTTTGTTACTGATTAGTCTTTTTTCTTTTTTTCTTTAAGACCTTCTTCAAGGTCATCCTGAATTTCTTTTGTGGCATCTTTGAATTCTCTGATACCTCTTCCAAGCCCTCTTGCCAATTCAGGGATTCTCTTTGCTCCGAAAAGAAGAAGAATCACCAAGACGATCAGGATTATTGATCCACCGCCCATATTCTGTAAGAAACCCAATGTTGTCATGATTGTATTGTTTTGGTTATTTTAATTGTTACAAAGATATAACTGTGCAATTCTAACACAAAGGAATGAACTGCTGTTATTCTCCTTTTTTTATAAATATACGAATTATTTGTTTTATCGACCAGCTAACCAAATGGAAGGATCCATGGGTTGAAGACCTTTCCATGCTTCGAAGTGAACTTCGGCAACTCCTTCCTTATTGGTATATACCTGTCCCAAGACTTGCTTTGCTTTGACTTTGTCTCCTGACTTTACAGATATCACTTTCAGTTTACTGTACATCGTATAATATTCTCCATGTTTCACCACGATAGTACCCCCGTATCCGGGCACTGTAAATATCTTGGTGACTTCACCGTCAAATACAGATCTTACCTGTGAATCCGGCTTGGTTTGGATGTCTATTCCGTCATTGTCTTCACTGATTCCTTTCAAAGTTGGGTGAGGATGTGTTCCGAATCGCTTAGAAACAAAGCCACTTTCAACCGGCCAAGGTAATTTACCTCTGTTTCCGGCAAATGAAGAAGACAGAGCAGCTGCTTCAGGGGTTAGGGGTATGCTGCTTCCGGAGGAACGGTCGGCAGTTGAATTTTTCTTTTTGGATTCGGCTTCAGCAAGTCTTATCTCTTCTGCAATGATTTTCTTAATCATGCTATTGAGATTTTCCTGTTGTTTTTTGGCGGCAGCAATTTTCTTTCTCAGATCCTGCTCTTGTTTCGACAGGTTATTTACTATTCCCTGCTGTTCTTTTTTGGCCTTATCAAGTTGGTTCTTTTGTTGTTGTTCCTGATTTAGTACGATTTGCTTTTCTGATTTTTTCCCTTCAAGGATTTTTCTTTGATCGGCAAGTTCAGCAGTAGTTTTATTGATGGTTTCTACCTGTTTCTTTCTTGCATCTGAATATTGTTTCAGGTATTTCAGTCTCATGTAAAACTGTCTGAATGTTGCAGAACTAAATACAAAAGCTGTCATTGTCATGCCTGAGTTCAGTTTAGAGGAAGTATAGATCATACTTGCATACTCCTCTTTAAGGTTATTCAGGTCTTTTTCAAGGGAGGAGATAGCTTTCTCTGTCGCTTTTATTTCCTCATTCAATAACGCTACTTCTCTGCTTAGCGTATTGATATAGGTGATTCTTGTTTGAAGCTGTTTATTAACAGCGTTTAACTGACCTAGAGAGGTTTTTTTTGTTTCAGCCGTTTTTTTCAGTATCTGATCAAATTCAACAAGTCTTTTTTGAATATCCGTTTTTTCTTTTTCCAGTTGGGCCCTTGTTTTTTTTGTTTGTGCATCCGCATTTTGATGGTAGATTCCCATCAATATGACAGTTAAAACGAAAAAAAGCCTCAGAAATTTCATCATTAAAATTGAAAAGGGAAAGATAAGGGCTCATTAAGATAGTCTATTCTACTAAAATCCAAATGGATGATTGCGTTTTGCATTCCTTCTTCAGAATTGTAAGTAATTTTCAACAACATCTCTTTGGGAAAAGGCTGACCGTTAACATCTTCAAAAGTAGGGTAATTGGCTAATAATGCCCCACGGTTATCCAATGAATTACTGGTCAGTTCTTCGACCTTTCCATGCCTGGTATTTACCCTTGAATGAAACCTTACTCCGTTTCTTTCCTGAGTCAATTCAAAATATTTTCCGATTCTTAAAAGTCTGTCTCTGTAGCTGAATTCATCAGGGACATTCGCATATAAAAGATTTTGAAGAAGGGTCAGGGAAAGATTTAAGTTAAAACGGTCCTCAATTTCCTTAAAACTAAGGTTAATATCATCCCCATTAATACGGTCTTTAATTCGGATCTTATCAGCGGTAATCATACCTCTCATTGCCTCTAAACCCAAGCCTGGGGTAATGCTAAACCATATTGTACTGTCATTCTTTGCTCTTAGATTGACGGTACCTTTAGTGATTTTGCCGTTTGCCTCTTCAATCACTATACGCCCTTTTGCACTGAGGTAATTGAATTCAAAGTAGTTGGGATCGAATTCCTGCATTATTTCATCTGAGGTGTACAGATTAGGCTTTTTTGCACATCCCATCATTAGAAGGATAAAAATCAGGAATATTGCTGAACTTAGCTTAGTCATAATATTTTTTATCCTTAATTTTTTTGATCAAAAATTCAGAGGCTTCATCATCACCCTCAGCTTTTTTCCAGAAACTGATAGCTTCATTTTGTTTGCCAAGGTGATATAAGATGTCTCCATAATGTTCCCACATCACCCCACTGGGTGATACATCGTTTTCTATGGCCAACTCCATATATTTTTTTGCCTCTTCATATTCCTTGAGCTGAAAAAGGACCCAAGCATGAGTATCAAGATATGTGGAGTTTTTCGGAAATCTTTTCACGAGTTGTTGAGACATGGACTTTGCTTTTTCCAAATCTTTTTTTGACAGGGAAAGAAAATAGGCATAATTGTTCAATACATGCTCATCATCCGGTTTTAGTTTTAAAACCGCTTCGTAGGCTTCGTAGGCTTCCTCATACTTTCCGATCATATGTAAGGCGTCCCCCAATTGTCCGTTGACCAACAGATCAAGTTGCTGGTTTTTACCATTGTTTAATTCCTTTGCCTTTAGAAGAGAAGTTACAGATTCTTCCCCTTTCTTTAGTGCGAGTTTTGCTGTTCCGTCAAAAAACCAGAATTCTGCTTTCTCAGGAAATTCATCTACAGCTATAATGGTATAACTTTCGATTTCATTAAAGTCATTTCCTTTTTCAAAAAGTGAGGTGATTATCCCTTGCAGTACAGGTGCGTTGGCAGGGTTGATACTAATCGCTCTCTTGTAAAGGTCAAGGGCAGATTCCCGGTCATTGGAAAAGAATTTTCTGTCCCCGACCACAGTCAAAACTGCAGGTTCATTTGGGTGAAATTGTAACATTTTTTGTTCTAATTCATCCAGTAATTTTTCTCTTCTGGAAGTTTTGAAATCCTGAAGAATGTCCGCAAAGGTCTGGGCCTTGATTTCGCTGTCAAGGTCTGGAAATGAAAATGCCTCTAAAATCAAACGCTCTGCCGTGTCTATGTCTCCTTTTTCTTTGTATAGGGCGTAGGCTGCTAATTGCAGTTCAGGTTGCTGGGGATAGTCTTTCAGAGATTTTTCTACAATAGCAATGGCTTGGTCAGTTCTGCCATTGTTGAAAAGAATCTCCACTAAATTCAGAACATACTGAGAATTCCCCGGCTGGGATTCAATCAGTTTTTCTCCTTCTTTAATGGCACTTCCAAGATCGTTTTTTCTAAGATAAATCCGTTGTTTTTGTACAGTAAGCTGTTCAGCCATTCCATAATATTCTTCAGCCCTGTTTAATGCATCAAGACCTTTGTCAAATTCACCTGCCTGTAAGTATAAAGTAGCCAAATCCAGAATATAGTTTTGATTTTCCTCTGTATTGACCATCAAATTTTCCAGTATTTCGGCAGCTTTCAAAGGCTGGTTTTGTTTGGTGTAAGCCTCGGCCATTACCAAATTGTAATATTTATTCTCAGGATCGGATTCAACAGCCCGCATCCCATGTTCCATCGCTTGTTCAACACGGTTTGCACGCAAAAGTATCTCTGCAATCTTGAAATTAATTGCCGCCTCATCCGGGCTGATTTCCAAAGCTTTTTTAAAGTAAAAATATGCCCTGTCAAAATCCTCCTGCATCAGGAATCTCTGTCCTTCAATAAACAAGCGGGAGGCCTGAGCTTCCTGCAATTGTCTTTTTCTTTCCTTTTTGGTGAGTTTATCCTGAGGAAATGCTGATAGGGTGATCAGCATCATTAGAGTAAAACTGATAATTCGTTTGATGTATATTTTCACTTAATCGATATTAGGTCTATTTCCTTCGAAATTACTTTATGGGGTTACGAAGGTTCTAGTGGTTTTGTTAGACTGAATCACATTTTCAGATTCAATAACGCAAACATAATGCCTTTTTATTGCTTTTGACAATTTGTCTGTTGGCTTCAAAAGGGAAATAGATAGCCAAAACCATTTGCAGATCAGGATTTTCCGGTACTTCCATAACCACCCGATCCACGTTCGGTATCAGAAAGTTCTTCCACGGGTTGCCATTTTATCTGCTCATGTTTGGCAACTACCATTTGAGCGATTCTTTCTCCATCTTCTACTTTAAAGGATTCGTTGGAAAGGTTGACCAACAAAACTTTGACTTCTCCTCTATAGTCCGCATCAATGGTGCCCGGTGTGTTGAGTACGGAAAGACCATATTTATAAGCCAAACCGCTTCTTGGTCTTATCTGCGCTTCGAATCCTGCCGGAAGTTCTATAAAAAGCCCCGTTCCAATGAGTTTTCTTTCCAAAGGCTGTAAAATAATTGGCTCACTTAAATTAGCCCTCAAATCCAATCCGGCGGAAAGTAGGGTCTGGTATTCAGGTAACGGATGCTTGGAATGGTTGATTACTTTGATTGTCATATTTTATTTTTTTGGAATCGTGAAAGCAGGGGTCTGACCTCATTTTTTTCAATCCACAAAACTACAAGAACAAATACAAACACAAGACTATTCCTGCCGATAAATTGAATAATGGGAATTCCCCAATTCCAAAAGAAGCCTAAATAGCTTAAACCAAAAGAGAAAAGAAGATAGAATATGCCCTTACCGAGCTGATAAGGAATAGGGAAATGTTTTTGCCCGATAAAGTAGCAGACCACGCTCATGACAGTATAACAGCTCAAAGTACTCAAAGCGCCGCCCATCAACCCAAATTTTGGGACTAAGGTAATCAAGACCAAAATGGTGACGATTGCTCCCAGACCAGTGATATAAAAACTATATTTGGTCTTGTCGGTAAGTTTAAACCATATACTCAGATTGAAATAAATACCCAACATCAAGTAACCCAACAATAAAACAGGAACGATGTAGTTTCCCATGGCATAGCCTTCTCCCCTCAGGAATATTGCGCCCAAAAGATCAAGATTTACCGATACAGCAATCATCAATCCTGAGCAAAATATTACAAATACATGCATGACTTTTGCGAATAATTCAGGACTGTTTTTATCTGCGGCCTGATTGAAAAAAAACGGTTCAGCAGCATATTTGAAAGCTTGAATGATCAGGTTCATCAAAATGGCCAGTTTGAAGTTGGCCCCAAATACTCCCGTTGCCTCCCTTGAGGTCAGTCCTTCATAAAAACCTTCAGGCAAGATATATTCGAAAATAGTCCTTGAAAAGGTTTCGTTTATAGTTCCGGCTAAGCCCATAAACAGCAGTGGGAATGCATAATGCCACATGGGTTTGATAAACGCCCTGCTGATCGCAAATCTGAATTTTTTGGTGAGCCAAAACAGCACAGGCAACATTGCTGCATTGGCAATTAAATTGGAAATAAAAATGTATTCAACACCCCAATTGGGATTATAAATTTTTGCGACAATGGGAGATAGTCCGCTCAGCCAGTCACCTTTCAAAATATGAAAGCAAAAGACTATAAAAAAGATGTTTAGGCCTACATTGATCAGGATATTGCTGACCTTGGTAAAAGCGAATTGAAATGCTTTGTTTTCCTTTCTTAACTTTGCATAAGGAATTACCAATATGGCATCAATGGCCAAAATCCAGGCAATCCACCTGAAGATGTTTTCCTGGCCTTCATAATTTAACCAAGAGGCCAAAGTAGGAGCTGAAATGTATATGATAGCTCCAAGCGAAAGGGAAGTGGTGATGAGAAGGGATTGGACCTGCGCAAATACTTTTTCAGGATCAAGACCTTTTCCAGTGGCAAACCTGAAATAGGTGGTCTCCATGCCATAGGTAAATATGATGTTGAAAAGTGCCATATAACCGTAAAGTGCAGTATAAGCACCCACGGCATCTTTGGTCAGATAGGCAGTATAAATGGGGATTAATAAGAAATTGACCGTCCTACCAAGAATACTGCTGATGCCATAAATAGCAGTCTGTCCGGCTAATTTTTTGAGTTGGCTCATTTTTAAAAAAGAAAAGGGGACTTACTCCCCTTTGAAAACCGGTTTTCTTTTTTCGAGAAAAGCTGACGTACCTTCTTTATAATCACCTGATTTGACACAGCGTGCAAAACTGTTGGCTTCTGTTTGGAAACCATTTTCATCAGAAATGTATACCGCATTGACACAATCCACAATCATACCAATAGCTAAAGGAGCCTTACTGATTATTTTTTTGAGGATTTCTTCAGCCTTTTCGATGGCAGCCTCTTTGGAAGAAAGAACATGATTGACCAAGCCTAGAGATTTGGCCTCTTCTGCCCCGATCATATCACCTGTCATCATCAATTCATTTGCTTTTCCTCTACCGATCAGATAGGTGAGCCTTTGGGTTCCGCCATAGCCGGGGATAATTCCTAAGTTAACCTCAGGCTGTCCAAATTTGGCATGGGTGACAGCAATTCTCATATGGCAAGCCATGGCCAATTCGCACCCACCGCCCAACGCAAAGCCATTCACCACAGCAATGACAGGTTTATGACAGTTTTCAATTAAATTGAAAATTTCCTGTCCATTTTCAGCAAATTTCCTGGCATTCAGTTCGTTGAGTTCAGCAATCTCACTGATATCTGCTCCTGCTATAAAGGCCTTTTCGCCAGATCCTGTGATGATTACACCCTTGATTTCTTTATTATCTGAAACCTCGTTAAAAATATTTCTGATTTCTTCTAAGGTATCAAAATTTAGCGCATTTAATTTTGATTCTCTGTTAATGGTCAAATAAAGGATTCCGTCTTGTTCTTCTGACAGAATATTATTGGTATCAGCCATATGATTTGGTGAATATTTTGATTTCAAATATACAAGGCCTCATTTCATTCCCAAAGTATTTCTTAGAAAAATACAATCCCATTTGGTTTATGCACCCTAAAGACTCTGTTCAATCGTTTGAGTTTAAAAAGTATTATTATGCTAAATTATAATAGGTTTGAAGTACCCTTCCCCTAATTTTTTCTATTTTTGCCCTGTATTCAATTTTATAATAATCCATTTAATATATGTCTTCAAAAAGAAAAATTACTGTTGCCTATGGCGATGGTATCGGTCCGGAAATCATGAAAGCAACTCTTGGTATTCTGGAAGCTGCTGGTGCACAATTGGAATATAATGTTATTGAAATCGGTGAACAGGTATATTTGAAAGGGATTAGTTCAGGTATGGAACCCGGTGCCTTTGATTCACTAAGAGAAACCAAAGTATTTTTAAAATCTCCCATTACAACCCCGCAGGGTGGAGGATTCAAAAGCCTCAATGTGACCACAAGAAAATCATTTGGATTATTTGCTAATGTAAGGCCTTGTAAGGCATATTCTCCCTTTGTGAAAACCCATTTCCCCAAAACAGATTTGGTCATCATCAGGGAAAATGAAGAAGATCTTTATGCCGGTATCGAACACAGACAAACACAGGAGGTCTATCAATGTCTCAAACTGATCTCCAAACCGGGATCTGAGAAAATCATCCGGTATGCATTTGAATATGCCAAAAAGTATGGCAGAAAGAAAGTGACCTGTATGACTAAGGACAACATCATGAAACTGGCCGATGGACTTTTTCATAAAACATTTCTAGAGGTTGCCAAAGAATATCCCAACATCCAAACGGACCACAAAATCATTGATATAGGAACAGCTTTGATTGCTGAGAGACCTGAGGTCTTTGATGTGATTGTGACCCTCAACCTATATGGCGACATCATTTCAGATGTGGCAGCACAGGTGACTGGTTCAGTTGGCCTTGGAGGTTCTGCCAATGTAGGGGAAGAAGTTGCGATGTTTGAAGCCATCCATGGTTCCGCACCGGATATAGCAGGAATGGATATGGCAAACCCTTCAGGTTTATTGAACGGTGCCATCATGATGCTGGTACATATCGGTCAGCCGCTAATAGCAGAAAAAATTGCCAATGCTTGGGCAAAAACGCTTGAAGATGGCATCCATACAGGAGATATTTACCAAGAAGGTCTTTCCTCCAAAAGGGTAGGTACCCAGGAATTTTCCAGAGCCGTAATTGAAAGATTGGGTCAAAAACCGATTAATCTGGCAGTCACTGCCTTTGACCAATCCGCTACAGAACCCATGCAGATAAAGTTAAGTCCGGTTATAAAATCCAAAAAAGATTTGATTGGTGTGGATGTATTTATTGATTGGGACAAAGATGGAAGAGATCCAAATGTGATAGGAGAGAAACTCAGAAAAGCCAATGCAGATGGATTGGAACTTCAACTGATTACCAACAGGGGTATTAAAGTATTCCCGGGCGGAATGAGAGAGACCTTCTGTACAGACCATTGGAGATGCAGGTTCCAAAATGCCGGTCAATCAGTCATCAGCCATGCCCAGATTTTGGATCTTCTCAAGCAGGTTCAAGACCTTGGTTTTGATTTTATCAAGACAGAAAACCTTTATGCCTTTGATGGGGTAAGGGCGTATAGCTTGGCACAGGGAGAGTGATTGGAGAAGCGAGATTTTAGAGGCGAGAAACGAGAGTTTAGAGTTTAGAATCAAGAGGCAAGAGAAAAGAAACAAGAGCCAAGAAACAAGACAAGCTTATACTTGTCATTTCGAACGTAGAGAGAAATCTGACTGGGGATGATGGTTTATTAGGATAACCAAGAATTAAAAAGGGATAGATTGAGTTCTTTATTTTGACTTTAATGGGAGGAATGAAGGGTTTTATTTATGAATTACCTGATGAAATCAAATATAGAAATACCGGGCAGGGATGTCCGGTTTTTTCATGTTTTTAAATATAAGAACTAATTATTTTGAAAAACTTCTATTATCCTCTCCGCCAAATCGACCAT
This window of the Aquiflexum balticum DSM 16537 genome carries:
- a CDS encoding lytic transglycosylase domain-containing protein, with product MKKQIKNLVSAATLILLSQSLVIGQELFEVNSLPLSEETIAPNYQFEYIPDFTYEEVARKIKAMDTDMPFELNERIFAFINYFTVRNREYTRMVLQRQDIYFPMFEQTLAEHNMPDDVKFLSIIESGLNPRAKSRVGAMGLWQFMPATGKMYSLNINRDIDDRMDPELSTDAAAKYIKSLYRMFGDWEMALAAYNCGPGNVRKAIRRSGGKKTFWEVYNYLPRETRSYVPQFQAMMYVLRHTEDHNFVLEQPTYPIAYEKIKFNQELDLEQLANLTGICIDDLEHLNPSIQNRQIPYSNMHMAVRVPKSKSDFIAQNQDQFAEAVKLTSERSVVLRANNSSIAANKPASTGSTVPTNQNKIVYVVKSGDVLGSIAQKHGTTVTNLKAWNNLSSNTIKIGQKLDVYTKSSAFEKTIAQADNRNEIAGENPKTYTVQPGDSLWLISKKLNGVTVDQIKKLNNLNTNQIKPGQKLIIG
- the gatA gene encoding Asp-tRNA(Asn)/Glu-tRNA(Gln) amidotransferase subunit GatA encodes the protein MEKFHSFDDIKKSLENRETDCKAIVNYYLQNIQTKAHLNAFVEVYKDTALEQAAIVDEKIKSGKAGKLAGLVVGIKDVLVLKDHEVNASSKILKGFKSQFTSTAVQRLINEDAIIIGRLNCDEFGMGSSNENSSHGKVLNAADESRVPGGSSGGSAVAVQANLCTVSLGTDTGGSVRQPAAFTGLVGIKPTYSRVSRWGLIAYASSFDTIGVFSTNVADNALVLEIMAGSDNFDSTASKKPVPPYSELLHFDKRAKIAFFTETIESEALQTEIKANTLAVLDKLKKEGHQVEEVHFPLLKYTLPTYYILTTAEASSNLSRFDGVKYGYRSPHAHNLESMYKMTRTEGFGEEVKRRIMLGTFVLSASYYDAYFTKAQKVRRLIKDFTEELLNKFDYIVMPTTPSTAFKFGEHSNDPVAMYLEDLFTVQASVSGVPALSLPNGVDKSGLPIGIQVMANSFKEAELYAFGNYLMELNNN
- the tatA gene encoding twin-arginine translocase TatA/TatE family subunit, which encodes MTTLGFLQNMGGGSIILIVLVILLLFGAKRIPELARGLGRGIREFKDATKEIQDDLEEGLKEKKKKD
- a CDS encoding murein hydrolase activator EnvC family protein — encoded protein: MGIYHQNADAQTKKTRAQLEKEKTDIQKRLVEFDQILKKTAETKKTSLGQLNAVNKQLQTRITYINTLSREVALLNEEIKATEKAISSLEKDLNNLKEEYASMIYTSSKLNSGMTMTAFVFSSATFRQFYMRLKYLKQYSDARKKQVETINKTTAELADQRKILEGKKSEKQIVLNQEQQQKNQLDKAKKEQQGIVNNLSKQEQDLRKKIAAAKKQQENLNSMIKKIIAEEIRLAEAESKKKNSTADRSSGSSIPLTPEAAALSSSFAGNRGKLPWPVESGFVSKRFGTHPHPTLKGISEDNDGIDIQTKPDSQVRSVFDGEVTKIFTVPGYGGTIVVKHGEYYTMYSKLKVISVKSGDKVKAKQVLGQVYTNKEGVAEVHFEAWKGLQPMDPSIWLAGR
- a CDS encoding DUF4292 domain-containing protein, encoding MTKLSSAIFLIFILLMMGCAKKPNLYTSDEIMQEFDPNYFEFNYLSAKGRIVIEEANGKITKGTVNLRAKNDSTIWFSITPGLGLEAMRGMITADKIRIKDRINGDDINLSFKEIEDRFNLNLSLTLLQNLLYANVPDEFSYRDRLLRIGKYFELTQERNGVRFHSRVNTRHGKVEELTSNSLDNRGALLANYPTFEDVNGQPFPKEMLLKITYNSEEGMQNAIIHLDFSRIDYLNEPLSFPFQF
- a CDS encoding tetratricopeptide repeat protein; translated protein: MMLITLSAFPQDKLTKKERKRQLQEAQASRLFIEGQRFLMQEDFDRAYFYFKKALEISPDEAAINFKIAEILLRANRVEQAMEHGMRAVESDPENKYYNLVMAEAYTKQNQPLKAAEILENLMVNTEENQNYILDLATLYLQAGEFDKGLDALNRAEEYYGMAEQLTVQKQRIYLRKNDLGSAIKEGEKLIESQPGNSQYVLNLVEILFNNGRTDQAIAIVEKSLKDYPQQPELQLAAYALYKEKGDIDTAERLILEAFSFPDLDSEIKAQTFADILQDFKTSRREKLLDELEQKMLQFHPNEPAVLTVVGDRKFFSNDRESALDLYKRAISINPANAPVLQGIITSLFEKGNDFNEIESYTIIAVDEFPEKAEFWFFDGTAKLALKKGEESVTSLLKAKELNNGKNQQLDLLVNGQLGDALHMIGKYEEAYEAYEAVLKLKPDDEHVLNNYAYFLSLSKKDLEKAKSMSQQLVKRFPKNSTYLDTHAWVLFQLKEYEEAKKYMELAIENDVSPSGVMWEHYGDILYHLGKQNEAISFWKKAEGDDEASEFLIKKIKDKKYYD
- the dut gene encoding dUTP diphosphatase, with translation MTIKVINHSKHPLPEYQTLLSAGLDLRANLSEPIILQPLERKLIGTGLFIELPAGFEAQIRPRSGLAYKYGLSVLNTPGTIDADYRGEVKVLLVNLSNESFKVEDGERIAQMVVAKHEQIKWQPVEELSDTERGSGGYGSTGKS
- a CDS encoding lipopolysaccharide biosynthesis protein, giving the protein MSQLKKLAGQTAIYGISSILGRTVNFLLIPIYTAYLTKDAVGAYTALYGYMALFNIIFTYGMETTYFRFATGKGLDPEKVFAQVQSLLITTSLSLGAIIYISAPTLASWLNYEGQENIFRWIAWILAIDAILVIPYAKLRKENKAFQFAFTKVSNILINVGLNIFFIVFCFHILKGDWLSGLSPIVAKIYNPNWGVEYIFISNLIANAAMLPVLFWLTKKFRFAISRAFIKPMWHYAFPLLFMGLAGTINETFSRTIFEYILPEGFYEGLTSREATGVFGANFKLAILMNLIIQAFKYAAEPFFFNQAADKNSPELFAKVMHVFVIFCSGLMIAVSVNLDLLGAIFLRGEGYAMGNYIVPVLLLGYLMLGIYFNLSIWFKLTDKTKYSFYITGLGAIVTILVLITLVPKFGLMGGALSTLSCYTVMSVVCYFIGQKHFPIPYQLGKGIFYLLFSFGLSYLGFFWNWGIPIIQFIGRNSLVFVFVLVVLWIEKNEVRPLLSRFQKNKI
- a CDS encoding enoyl-CoA hydratase/isomerase family protein; the encoded protein is MADTNNILSEEQDGILYLTINRESKLNALNFDTLEEIRNIFNEVSDNKEIKGVIITGSGEKAFIAGADISEIAELNELNARKFAENGQEIFNLIENCHKPVIAVVNGFALGGGCELAMACHMRIAVTHAKFGQPEVNLGIIPGYGGTQRLTYLIGRGKANELMMTGDMIGAEEAKSLGLVNHVLSSKEAAIEKAEEILKKIISKAPLAIGMIVDCVNAVYISDENGFQTEANSFARCVKSGDYKEGTSAFLEKRKPVFKGE
- a CDS encoding NADP-dependent isocitrate dehydrogenase, with the translated sequence MSSKRKITVAYGDGIGPEIMKATLGILEAAGAQLEYNVIEIGEQVYLKGISSGMEPGAFDSLRETKVFLKSPITTPQGGGFKSLNVTTRKSFGLFANVRPCKAYSPFVKTHFPKTDLVIIRENEEDLYAGIEHRQTQEVYQCLKLISKPGSEKIIRYAFEYAKKYGRKKVTCMTKDNIMKLADGLFHKTFLEVAKEYPNIQTDHKIIDIGTALIAERPEVFDVIVTLNLYGDIISDVAAQVTGSVGLGGSANVGEEVAMFEAIHGSAPDIAGMDMANPSGLLNGAIMMLVHIGQPLIAEKIANAWAKTLEDGIHTGDIYQEGLSSKRVGTQEFSRAVIERLGQKPINLAVTAFDQSATEPMQIKLSPVIKSKKDLIGVDVFIDWDKDGRDPNVIGEKLRKANADGLELQLITNRGIKVFPGGMRETFCTDHWRCRFQNAGQSVISHAQILDLLKQVQDLGFDFIKTENLYAFDGVRAYSLAQGE